Proteins encoded within one genomic window of Macaca fascicularis isolate 582-1 chromosome 16, T2T-MFA8v1.1:
- the C16H17orf78 gene encoding uncharacterized protein C17orf78 homolog isoform X2: MDTILVFSLIIASYDANKKDLRDSSCQVEQLPGLFPKDVRSIRELQMQETHTETKRTTFIQNQTITTLQCLGSGSKVKVNLVYLERRPKVKHILKNLRIIAAPHRNSSASSSCHLIPTSKFQTGSLLTGKAFLPGISQCKVYAVMGASSETFSTTTPSITPGNKEEKTTSTDTDENLEKRQKWSTVVKILIAVTLLLSGVAIIVFVIFEVPCPCQCLGARELCQCQRLWRWQRKGGQPPGTAEFKLDSQPQKESVGRDAANSSDPKKAAGITVIHQTYF, translated from the exons ATGGATACCATCTTGGTCTTCAGTCTAATCATTGCATCCTATGATGCCAACAAGAAAG ACCTGAGAGATAGCAGTTGCCAAGTGGAACAGCTGCCTGGGCTCTTCCCAAAGGACGTGAGAAgcatcagagaattgcaaatgCAAG AAACTCACACAGAAACCAAAAGGACAACATTCATTCAAAATCAGACTATAACTACCTTGCAGTGCCTTGGCTCTGGCAGCAAAGTAAAAGTCAACCTTGTATATTTGGAGAGAAGGCCAAAGGTCAAGCATATTCTGAAGAACCTGAGAATCATTGCTGCTCCCCACAGAAACAGCTCTGCCTCCTCAAGCTGTCACCTAATTCCCACATCCAAGTTTCAGACTGGATCTCTACTAACAGGCAAAG CTTTTTTACCAGGGATCTCACAATGTAAAGTCTATGCAGTGATGGGGGCTTCATCAGAGACTTTTTCCACCACTACCCCTTCTATAACTCCTgggaataaagaagagaaaactacaaGTACTG ACACAGATGAGAACCtagagaagagacagaaatggAGTACTGTGGTCAAAATTCTGATTGCTGTCACCCTGTTGCTCAGTGGAGTTGCCATTATAGTATTTGTAATTTTTGAAGTCCCATGCCCT TGTCAATGCCTAGGAGCCAGGGAGCTGTGCCAATGCCAGCGGTTGTGGAGATGGCAAAGGAAGGGAGGCCAGCCACCTGGGACAGCTGAATTCAAGCTTGACTCTCAGCCTCAGAAGGAAAGT GTTGGACGAGATGCTGCCAATTCATCAGACCCAAAGAAAGCTGCAGGGATCACTGTTATCCACCAGACATACTTCTAA
- the C16H17orf78 gene encoding uncharacterized protein C17orf78 homolog isoform X3, which produces MDTILVFSLIIASYDANKKDLRDSSCQVEQLPGLFPKDVRSIRELQMQETHTETKRTTFIQNQTITTLQCLGSGSKVKVNLVYLERRPKVKHILKNLRIIAAPHRNSSASSSCHLIPTSKFQTGSLLTGKVSMPRSQGAVPMPAVVEMAKEGRPATWDS; this is translated from the exons ATGGATACCATCTTGGTCTTCAGTCTAATCATTGCATCCTATGATGCCAACAAGAAAG ACCTGAGAGATAGCAGTTGCCAAGTGGAACAGCTGCCTGGGCTCTTCCCAAAGGACGTGAGAAgcatcagagaattgcaaatgCAAG AAACTCACACAGAAACCAAAAGGACAACATTCATTCAAAATCAGACTATAACTACCTTGCAGTGCCTTGGCTCTGGCAGCAAAGTAAAAGTCAACCTTGTATATTTGGAGAGAAGGCCAAAGGTCAAGCATATTCTGAAGAACCTGAGAATCATTGCTGCTCCCCACAGAAACAGCTCTGCCTCCTCAAGCTGTCACCTAATTCCCACATCCAAGTTTCAGACTGGATCTCTACTAACAGGCAAAG TGTCAATGCCTAGGAGCCAGGGAGCTGTGCCAATGCCAGCGGTTGTGGAGATGGCAAAGGAAGGGAGGCCAGCCACCTGGGACAGCTGA
- the C16H17orf78 gene encoding uncharacterized protein C17orf78 homolog isoform X1 codes for MDTILVFSLIIASYDANKKETHTETKRTTFIQNQTITTLQCLGSGSKVKVNLVYLERRPKVKHILKNLRIIAAPHRNSSASSSCHLIPTSKFQTGSLLTGKAFLPGISQCKVYAVMGASSETFSTTTPSITPGNKEEKTTSTDTDENLEKRQKWSTVVKILIAVTLLLSGVAIIVFVIFEVPCPVSLLLY; via the exons ATGGATACCATCTTGGTCTTCAGTCTAATCATTGCATCCTATGATGCCAACAAGAAAG AAACTCACACAGAAACCAAAAGGACAACATTCATTCAAAATCAGACTATAACTACCTTGCAGTGCCTTGGCTCTGGCAGCAAAGTAAAAGTCAACCTTGTATATTTGGAGAGAAGGCCAAAGGTCAAGCATATTCTGAAGAACCTGAGAATCATTGCTGCTCCCCACAGAAACAGCTCTGCCTCCTCAAGCTGTCACCTAATTCCCACATCCAAGTTTCAGACTGGATCTCTACTAACAGGCAAAG CTTTTTTACCAGGGATCTCACAATGTAAAGTCTATGCAGTGATGGGGGCTTCATCAGAGACTTTTTCCACCACTACCCCTTCTATAACTCCTgggaataaagaagagaaaactacaaGTACTG ACACAGATGAGAACCtagagaagagacagaaatggAGTACTGTGGTCAAAATTCTGATTGCTGTCACCCTGTTGCTCAGTGGAGTTGCCATTATAGTATTTGTAATTTTTGAAGTCCCATGCCCTGTAAGTTTGCTGTTGTATTGA